One window of the Salvia miltiorrhiza cultivar Shanhuang (shh) chromosome 6, IMPLAD_Smil_shh, whole genome shotgun sequence genome contains the following:
- the LOC130989612 gene encoding early nodulin-like protein 17: protein MGVNRGVLLAAAALLFAAVMLPEVAAVRYIVGGNMGWSQSVNYTIWAQDKKFYNGDWLFFVYDRNQMNVLEVNKTNFESCNSEHPLHNWTTGAGRDVVPLNVTKTFYFISGKGFCFSGMKVAIHVEKPPPPPSSSPIKSSSPPSLRSRVFVPALFAVAAAWDALLLLL, encoded by the exons ATGGGAGTAAACAGGGGAGTTCTGTTGGCAGCGGCGGCGCTCCTGTTTGCGGCGGTGATGTTGCCGGAGGTGGCGGCGGTGCGTTACATAGTGGGTGGCAACATGGGCTGGAGCCAAAGTGTGAACTACACAATTTGGGCTCAGGACAAGAAGTTCTACAATGGGGATTGGCTCT TTTTCGTGTACGATAGGAACCAGATGAACGTTCTTGAGGTGAACAAGACGAATTTCGAGAGCTGCAACTCCGAGCATCCGCTCCACAACTGGACTACGGGTGCCGGGAGGGACGTCGTCCCCCTCAACGTGACCAAGACGTTCTACTTCATCAGCGGGAAGGGGTTCTGCTTCAGTGGCATGAAGGTGGCCATCCACGTCGAGAAACCTCCTCCTCCGCCATCATCCTCACCGATAAAGAGCAGCTCTCCGCCTAGTTTGAGAAGCCGGGTTTTCGTCCCGGCCCTTT